In Chloracidobacterium sp., the following proteins share a genomic window:
- a CDS encoding cytochrome c3 family protein codes for MAQFFRKSANNIARISIVAAVVAAGTAFFAYTQIARSSYLTGRYVEKQQPVQFSHKHHVGDDGIDCRYCHQTVETTASAGMPSTQTCMNCHSQLWADSPYLEPVKASFRDNKPIEWERVHDLPEYTYFNHSIHVAKGVGCSTCHGQIDNMPAVFQENTLLMEWCLACHREPEKFIRPKSEIYNMQWQDGDADETERKQLKADYKIRSREMMTSCSTCHR; via the coding sequence ATGGCACAGTTTTTCAGAAAGAGCGCGAATAACATTGCCCGGATCAGCATCGTTGCCGCGGTCGTGGCGGCCGGCACGGCCTTTTTTGCCTATACGCAGATCGCCCGCTCGTCGTACCTAACCGGCCGCTATGTCGAGAAGCAGCAGCCGGTCCAGTTCAGTCATAAGCATCACGTCGGAGACGACGGTATCGATTGCCGCTATTGCCACCAGACAGTAGAGACGACCGCGTCGGCGGGAATGCCTTCGACGCAGACCTGCATGAATTGCCACAGCCAGTTGTGGGCGGACAGTCCGTATCTGGAACCCGTGAAGGCCAGTTTCCGCGACAATAAACCCATCGAATGGGAACGCGTCCACGACCTTCCGGAATATACCTATTTCAATCACAGCATCCACGTAGCGAAGGGTGTCGGCTGCTCGACGTGTCACGGCCAGATCGACAATATGCCGGCGGTATTTCAGGAGAATACACTGCTGATGGAATGGTGCCTGGCCTGTCATCGCGAGCCTGAAAAGTTCATTCGGCCGAAGAGCGAGATCTATAACATGCAATGGCAGGATGGCGATGCGGACGAAACCGAACGAAAACAGCTAAAGGCAGACTATAAGATAAGGAGCAGAGAGATGATGACAAGCTGCTCGACCTGCCACAGGTAA
- a CDS encoding ROK family protein, with the protein MSEPSGAANGRLGIEITSTTLNAAVVGKSESVIETHSTAITDAANVVSQVVDLATGMTTRHGAFAGVGIAVPGLVDRASGRVAYSANIPEHSNIDLGREVSSAIGVDVFVENDANAAAYGEYRSGAGRGSRNLFYATLGEGVGGAFIFNGEIWRGASGYAGEFGYVTINSEGMRLEEVASAASILRRTRSRFHQDSTSSLNKLGEEGIRLGDIIAAAAKEDDFAQMMLGRTGVYVGSAIASVINLLNIEKIVIGGAIMEAKHIVLDAIIERAKEFSFAPAFDSTSIVEGELGPSAAAIGAAYLSRQST; encoded by the coding sequence ATGTCTGAGCCTTCAGGTGCCGCTAATGGCCGATTGGGCATCGAGATAACGTCAACGACGCTAAACGCGGCGGTAGTAGGTAAAAGCGAATCGGTGATCGAGACGCATTCGACTGCGATCACGGACGCGGCCAATGTCGTTTCGCAGGTCGTGGACCTCGCCACGGGAATGACGACGCGGCACGGAGCATTTGCCGGCGTGGGTATCGCCGTGCCAGGCCTCGTTGATCGAGCGAGCGGCCGCGTTGCGTATTCGGCAAATATTCCGGAGCACTCGAATATCGATCTTGGCCGTGAGGTGAGTTCAGCGATCGGTGTCGATGTCTTTGTTGAGAACGACGCCAACGCCGCCGCGTATGGCGAATATCGCTCCGGCGCAGGGCGCGGAAGTCGCAACCTTTTCTATGCGACGCTCGGCGAGGGCGTGGGCGGCGCGTTCATTTTCAATGGTGAGATCTGGCGAGGGGCCTCAGGCTACGCCGGTGAGTTTGGGTATGTGACGATCAATTCCGAGGGGATGCGCCTCGAGGAGGTCGCATCGGCCGCGAGCATCCTGAGGCGGACGCGAAGCCGCTTTCACCAGGACAGCACGTCATCGCTCAATAAGCTCGGTGAAGAGGGCATCAGGCTGGGTGACATCATCGCTGCGGCTGCGAAGGAAGACGATTTTGCACAGATGATGTTGGGCCGGACCGGAGTATATGTCGGTTCGGCGATAGCGAGCGTTATCAATCTGCTCAATATCGAGAAGATCGTCATCGGCGGCGCCATAATGGAGGCCAAGCATATAGTGCTGGATGCGATCATCGAACGGGCAAAGGAATTCTCGTTTGCTCCTGCATTCGACTCGACAAGTATCGTCGAGGGCGAACTCGGTCCATCGGCCGCGGCAATTGGTGCCGCCTACCTGAGCCGGCAGTCGACGTAA
- a CDS encoding DedA family protein, whose protein sequence is MEQQFYELVAEWGLFAVFALCTVEGDMTLLLSGILAHSGFFGPYSYFKVIFFGTLGGIVGDCIGYGVGRIFHEQAKDYRFYQVAQPRIEKLIEKFGSSAIIISKYIYGIRVAMCVFYGVGRMTFGRFLGLSALSCFLWVLLLSSVGYFFSGAITSLIGDYQRIGIALFIIVMIGIIVFYVLERYWLSERVEAAMPETIQKIEEKLLAVEEVAQEKLHDLGERLHLTREPSRDGVETKTAVETHENKS, encoded by the coding sequence ATGGAACAACAGTTTTACGAACTCGTTGCCGAATGGGGCCTCTTCGCCGTCTTTGCCTTGTGTACGGTCGAGGGCGACATGACGCTCCTGCTTTCGGGGATTCTCGCTCACAGCGGTTTCTTTGGGCCTTACAGTTATTTTAAGGTGATTTTTTTCGGAACGCTTGGCGGCATCGTTGGCGACTGCATCGGCTACGGGGTCGGCCGCATCTTTCACGAACAGGCAAAGGACTATCGCTTCTACCAGGTCGCCCAGCCGCGTATCGAGAAGCTGATCGAGAAGTTTGGCAGCTCGGCCATCATCATCTCGAAATACATCTACGGCATCCGCGTCGCAATGTGCGTTTTTTACGGCGTCGGCCGGATGACCTTCGGACGGTTTCTCGGCTTGAGTGCCCTGAGCTGTTTCCTGTGGGTCCTGCTGCTCTCAAGCGTCGGATACTTCTTCAGCGGAGCCATCACGTCTCTGATCGGTGATTACCAGCGTATCGGGATCGCTCTGTTCATCATCGTGATGATCGGGATAATCGTCTTCTATGTGCTCGAACGCTACTGGCTCAGCGAACGCGTCGAGGCCGCGATGCCTGAGACGATCCAGAAGATCGAAGAAAAACTGCTCGCCGTGGAAGAGGTCGCGCAGGAGAAACTTCACGACCTGGGCGAACGTCTCCACCTCACCCGCGAGCCGAGCCGCGACGGGGTGGAAACAAAGACCGCCGTCGAAACACACGAAAACAAATCCTGA
- a CDS encoding GHMP kinase, translating into MIIETSAPTRVDLAGGTIDIPPLFLFHEGAATVNFALSIRAHCRIETRDDRSIILESIDQNATVETTLDDIASLKDEPQLELLSKLVYFFRPETGFHMTTRSEAPAGAGLAGSSTLNIACIAALNKLVGDRYASERFIPIAAAVECQVIRVPTGYQDYYSAQYGGTACIHFGPAGMDREPLDIDTKTLESRIVVCYTGEPRNSGINNWDVTKRHIDGDREIFEIFDGIRDSAVAMRIALLNSDWDAVGEILAAGHPARRRLSPNITTPQMDHLIDTALANGAIAPKVLGAGGGGCIAFYCHEGRRPDVENALSAQPGARVLAWHLDPNGLTLKIS; encoded by the coding sequence ATGATCATTGAGACCTCTGCCCCAACCCGTGTTGACCTCGCCGGCGGCACGATCGATATTCCGCCGCTTTTCTTGTTTCACGAGGGTGCGGCGACGGTAAATTTCGCGCTCTCGATCCGTGCTCACTGCCGTATCGAAACCCGCGACGATCGATCCATCATCCTCGAATCGATCGACCAGAATGCTACGGTCGAGACGACGCTCGACGACATCGCATCGCTCAAGGACGAGCCGCAGCTCGAATTGCTCTCAAAGCTTGTCTATTTCTTCCGCCCCGAAACCGGTTTTCACATGACAACCCGCTCCGAAGCTCCCGCCGGCGCGGGCCTTGCGGGGTCCTCGACACTCAACATCGCCTGCATCGCGGCCCTCAATAAGCTCGTCGGCGACCGCTACGCGTCCGAGCGATTCATTCCCATCGCCGCGGCCGTCGAGTGTCAGGTCATACGCGTGCCCACGGGCTATCAGGATTACTACTCGGCCCAATACGGCGGCACGGCATGCATCCATTTCGGCCCGGCGGGCATGGACCGCGAACCGCTCGACATCGATACCAAGACACTCGAATCGCGCATAGTCGTGTGCTACACGGGCGAGCCACGCAACTCGGGCATCAACAACTGGGACGTCACCAAACGCCACATAGACGGCGACCGCGAGATATTCGAGATATTCGACGGCATTCGCGATTCCGCCGTCGCGATGCGAATCGCGCTCCTCAACAGCGATTGGGACGCCGTCGGCGAGATACTTGCAGCAGGCCATCCGGCACGCCGACGCCTGTCGCCAAACATCACGACGCCCCAAATGGACCACCTGATCGACACTGCGCTCGCGAACGGCGCCATCGCACCCAAAGTCTTGGGCGCCGGCGGCGGCGGGTGCATCGCCTTCTACTGCCACGAAGGCCGACGCCCCGACGTCGAAAACGCTCTCTCGGCTCAGCCGGGAGCGCGTGTCCTTGCCTGGCATCTCGACCCAAACGGCCTAACGCTCAAGATCTCGTAG
- a CDS encoding AbrB/MazE/SpoVT family DNA-binding domain-containing protein, whose amino-acid sequence METTATTKGQVVIPSAVRKKLGITAGTRIQVELDEANAQIILTPVTRDYIERMAGMFRGTPLLQDLMRERKLDREREERKIKRTGRK is encoded by the coding sequence ATGGAGACAACAGCTACAACTAAAGGCCAAGTCGTCATTCCGTCCGCCGTCCGTAAAAAGCTTGGCATCACCGCGGGCACGCGTATCCAGGTCGAGCTCGACGAAGCAAACGCGCAGATCATTCTCACGCCCGTCACGCGAGATTACATCGAACGGATGGCCGGGATGTTTCGCGGCACCCCCCTCCTGCAAGATCTGATGCGTGAGCGAAAGCTCGACAGGGAACGCGAAGAGCGCAAGATCAAACGAACCGGGCGTAAATGA
- a CDS encoding type II toxin-antitoxin system VapC family toxin, whose protein sequence is MQPRIVFDSWPLIAYLQGEAATQRVIDILSAAHAQGSSLAISTVNAGEVWYIIALRNGAENADRAIAVIRNLGIDIFDADWAMAKIAARYKTGGGISYADCFAAALAKQTDATLITGDREFKKVESEIDIEWL, encoded by the coding sequence ATGCAGCCCAGGATAGTTTTCGATTCGTGGCCGCTGATCGCTTACCTGCAAGGCGAAGCGGCAACTCAACGTGTCATCGACATACTGAGTGCGGCCCACGCTCAGGGCTCGTCACTCGCCATCTCTACCGTGAATGCCGGAGAAGTCTGGTACATCATTGCCCTGCGTAATGGCGCCGAGAATGCCGACCGCGCGATCGCCGTCATTCGCAACCTGGGGATCGATATCTTTGATGCCGATTGGGCCATGGCAAAGATCGCCGCCCGCTACAAGACCGGCGGCGGCATCTCCTACGCCGACTGCTTCGCCGCCGCCCTCGCCAAACAAACCGACGCCACCCTCATCACCGGTGATCGCGAGTTTAAAAAAGTCGAATCCGAGATCGATATCGAATGGCTCTGA